Proteins from one Ipomoea triloba cultivar NCNSP0323 chromosome 1, ASM357664v1 genomic window:
- the LOC116033510 gene encoding probable boron transporter 7 isoform X1 translates to MGIFQGVIEDINARKIYYKQDWLDAGRSGISIVAPATYIFFASAIPVIAFGEQLSTETDGSLSTVETLASTAICGIIQAIFGGQPLLILGVAEPTIIMYSYLYTFAKSSPDIGKELFLAWAGWVCIWTALMLFLLAIFNACNILSRFTRVAGELFGMLITVLFYQEAIKGVVGEFGAPIGDHGKAEDHQFQWLYINGLLAVIFSFGVLITSIRSREARSWPYGTGFFRSFIADYGVPLMVVLWTAVSFTVPKEVPSSVPRRLVCPLPWEPASMNHWTVIKDLGKVPPLYILAAAIPATMIAGLYFFDHSVASQMAQPKEFNLKKPSAYHYDILLLGVMTLICGLLGLPPSNGVLPQAPMHTKSLAELKGQLMRKRMVASAKEGMKMQATKSEIYGRMQAVYVEMDASPAPVAEKELQNLKVAVLKNDDKDGDGNFDPVKQIDAHLPVGVNEQRVSNLLQSIFVGLAVCAVPVMRMIPTSVLWGYFAYMATDSLPGNQFWERIVLLFVPANRRFKVLEGIHASYVDSVPFKYIVGFTLFQFVYLLFCFGVTWIPIFGVLFPLPFFAMISIREHVLPKFFPADYLKDLDSSEYEEVEGHSFNMGSMHSRDGESPNPEDEDYSSAEMLDEMTTNRGELRHRSMSVRQY, encoded by the exons ATGGGAATTTTTCAAGGAGTTATTGAGGACATCAATGCAAGGAAAATATATTACAAGCAAGATTGGCTTGATGCCGGCCGCTCAGGCATAAG CATAGTGGCTCCAGCAACATACATTTTCTTTGCTTCTGCTATTCCAGTGATTGCTTTTGGGGAGCAATTGAGCACAGAAACAG ATGGAAGCTTGAGTACAGTTGAAACTCTTGCTTCTACTGCAATCTGTGGAATTATTCAAGCAATTTTTGGTGGACAACCTCTATTGATTTTAGGAGTTGCAGAGCCAACAATCATAATGTACTCATATCTCTACACTTTTGCCAAGTCGAGTCCAGACATAGGGAAGGAGCTTTTTCTGGCTTGGGCTGGATG GGTTTGCATTTGGACTGCCCTCATGCTGTTTCTACTTGCTATATTTAATGCCTGCAATATACTCAGTAGGTTCACAAGGGTTGCAGGGGAACTATTTGGCATGTTGATTACAGTGCTTTTTTATCAGGAGGCTATAaag GGGGTAGTGGGTGAATTTGGTGCCCCTATAGGCGATCACGGGAAAGCTGAGGATCACCAATTCCAGTGGCTCTATATAAATGGTTTGCTAGCAGTCATCTTCTCATTTGGAGTTCTCATAACCTCCATTAGAAGTAGAGAAGCTAGGTCTTGGCCTTATGGTACTG GATTTTTTCGAAGTTTTATAGCGGACTATGGGGTTCCCCTTATGGTTGTGTTGTGGACAGCAGTCTCTTTTACTGTACCAAAGGAGGTTCCATCGAGCGTACCTCGTAGACTTGTTTGCCCTCTTCCCTGGGAACCTGCATCTATGAATCATTGGACAGTTATCAAG GATTTGGGAAAAGTCCCACCACTTTACATTCTTGCTGCCGCCATTCCTGCTACAATGATAGCAGGTCTATACTTCTTTGATCATAGCGTAGCTTCACAGATGGCCCAACCCAAGGAATTCAATCTTAAAAAGCCTTCTGCTTACCATTATGATATCCTATTGCTTGGTGTCATG ACTTTGATTTGTGGATTGCTTGGACTCCCTCCATCAAACGGGGTCCTTCCACAAGCACCAATGCATACAAAGAGTCTTGCTGAGCTTAAGGGGCAG TTGATGCGAAAGAGAATGGTGGCAAGTGCAAAAGAAGGCATGAAGATGCAAGCAACCAAATCGGAGATTTATGGGAGGATGCAGGCTGTGTACGTTGAAATGGACGCCTCTCCAGCT CCTGTAGCGGAAAAAGAGTTGCAAAACTTGAAGGTGGCTGTATTGAAGAATGATGATAAAGATGGTGATGGGAACTTTGACCCTGTGAAACAGATTGATGCCCATTTGCCTGTGGGAGTTAATGAACAAAGAGTTAGCAATCTCTTGCAATCCATTTTTGTTGGACTTGCTGTGTGTGCAGTTCCTGTGATGAGGATGATACCAACCTCAGTTCTTTGGGGGTACTTTGCTTACATGGCAACCGACAGTCTCCCTGGCAATCAATTCTGGGAGAGAATCGTTCTGCTTTTTGTTCCTGCTAATAGACGATTCAA GGTCTTGGAGGGCATCCATGCCTCGTATGTTGATTCAGTACCCTTCAAATACATTGTAGGTTTTACACTCTTCCAATTTGTGTATCTACTGTTCTGCTTTGGAGTCACATGGATACCAATCTTTGGAGTGCTATTCCCCTTGCCATTCTTCGCTATGATAAGCATTAGAGAACACGTTCTTCCCAAGTTTTTCCCAGCTGATTACTTGAAGGATTTAGATTCATCGGAGTACGAGGAAGTTGAAGGCCATTCATTTAACATGGGGAGCATGCATAGCAGG GATGGAGAATCGCCAAATCCCGAGGATGAGGATTACTCTTCTGCTGAGATGTTGGATGAGATGACCACTAACAGAGGTGAACTAAGGCATAGGTCTATGAGCGTCAGGCAGTATTAG
- the LOC116010839 gene encoding uncharacterized protein LOC116010839, with protein sequence MQLQSSSSNSDYERLKQFSKWIANIGDEEIQGQTIGCENITIPKENLLKCSRDPIATIVESAYTSYSNIFYDPTYLEKKAILAPILDVVDSINEYMTSLNTYEGNTYFIFDGACKSDSNVDLLADVYTPEFLNGIKCSGVPNHELRLKVLLSE encoded by the exons ATGCAACTTCAAAGCTCATCCTCAAATAGTGATTATGAAAGGTTAAAGCAATTCTCAAAATGGATTGCGAACATAGGAGATGAAGAAATTCAGGGGCAAACAATTGGATGTGAAAACATTACTATTCCAAAAGAGAATTTGTTGAAATGTTCTAGAGATCCCATTGCAACTATTGTGGAAAGTGCATACACATCATACtccaatattttttatgatcCAACATACTTGGAAAAGAAGGCAATATTGGCTCCAATACTTGATGTTGTTGACTCTATCAATGAATATATGACTTCTTTAAACACATATGAAGGAAATACATATTTCATCTTTGACGGTGCTTGCAAATCAGATTCAAATGTTGATTTATTAGCTGATGTGTACACACCTGAATTTTTGAATGGGATCAAGTGTTCTGGTGTGCCTAATCATGAACTCAGGCTGAAA GTTCTTCTATCAGAGTGA
- the LOC116033510 gene encoding probable boron transporter 7 isoform X2 — MYSYLYTFAKSSPDIGKELFLAWAGWVCIWTALMLFLLAIFNACNILSRFTRVAGELFGMLITVLFYQEAIKGVVGEFGAPIGDHGKAEDHQFQWLYINGLLAVIFSFGVLITSIRSREARSWPYGTGFFRSFIADYGVPLMVVLWTAVSFTVPKEVPSSVPRRLVCPLPWEPASMNHWTVIKDLGKVPPLYILAAAIPATMIAGLYFFDHSVASQMAQPKEFNLKKPSAYHYDILLLGVMTLICGLLGLPPSNGVLPQAPMHTKSLAELKGQLMRKRMVASAKEGMKMQATKSEIYGRMQAVYVEMDASPAPVAEKELQNLKVAVLKNDDKDGDGNFDPVKQIDAHLPVGVNEQRVSNLLQSIFVGLAVCAVPVMRMIPTSVLWGYFAYMATDSLPGNQFWERIVLLFVPANRRFKVLEGIHASYVDSVPFKYIVGFTLFQFVYLLFCFGVTWIPIFGVLFPLPFFAMISIREHVLPKFFPADYLKDLDSSEYEEVEGHSFNMGSMHSRDGESPNPEDEDYSSAEMLDEMTTNRGELRHRSMSVRQY; from the exons ATGTACTCATATCTCTACACTTTTGCCAAGTCGAGTCCAGACATAGGGAAGGAGCTTTTTCTGGCTTGGGCTGGATG GGTTTGCATTTGGACTGCCCTCATGCTGTTTCTACTTGCTATATTTAATGCCTGCAATATACTCAGTAGGTTCACAAGGGTTGCAGGGGAACTATTTGGCATGTTGATTACAGTGCTTTTTTATCAGGAGGCTATAaag GGGGTAGTGGGTGAATTTGGTGCCCCTATAGGCGATCACGGGAAAGCTGAGGATCACCAATTCCAGTGGCTCTATATAAATGGTTTGCTAGCAGTCATCTTCTCATTTGGAGTTCTCATAACCTCCATTAGAAGTAGAGAAGCTAGGTCTTGGCCTTATGGTACTG GATTTTTTCGAAGTTTTATAGCGGACTATGGGGTTCCCCTTATGGTTGTGTTGTGGACAGCAGTCTCTTTTACTGTACCAAAGGAGGTTCCATCGAGCGTACCTCGTAGACTTGTTTGCCCTCTTCCCTGGGAACCTGCATCTATGAATCATTGGACAGTTATCAAG GATTTGGGAAAAGTCCCACCACTTTACATTCTTGCTGCCGCCATTCCTGCTACAATGATAGCAGGTCTATACTTCTTTGATCATAGCGTAGCTTCACAGATGGCCCAACCCAAGGAATTCAATCTTAAAAAGCCTTCTGCTTACCATTATGATATCCTATTGCTTGGTGTCATG ACTTTGATTTGTGGATTGCTTGGACTCCCTCCATCAAACGGGGTCCTTCCACAAGCACCAATGCATACAAAGAGTCTTGCTGAGCTTAAGGGGCAG TTGATGCGAAAGAGAATGGTGGCAAGTGCAAAAGAAGGCATGAAGATGCAAGCAACCAAATCGGAGATTTATGGGAGGATGCAGGCTGTGTACGTTGAAATGGACGCCTCTCCAGCT CCTGTAGCGGAAAAAGAGTTGCAAAACTTGAAGGTGGCTGTATTGAAGAATGATGATAAAGATGGTGATGGGAACTTTGACCCTGTGAAACAGATTGATGCCCATTTGCCTGTGGGAGTTAATGAACAAAGAGTTAGCAATCTCTTGCAATCCATTTTTGTTGGACTTGCTGTGTGTGCAGTTCCTGTGATGAGGATGATACCAACCTCAGTTCTTTGGGGGTACTTTGCTTACATGGCAACCGACAGTCTCCCTGGCAATCAATTCTGGGAGAGAATCGTTCTGCTTTTTGTTCCTGCTAATAGACGATTCAA GGTCTTGGAGGGCATCCATGCCTCGTATGTTGATTCAGTACCCTTCAAATACATTGTAGGTTTTACACTCTTCCAATTTGTGTATCTACTGTTCTGCTTTGGAGTCACATGGATACCAATCTTTGGAGTGCTATTCCCCTTGCCATTCTTCGCTATGATAAGCATTAGAGAACACGTTCTTCCCAAGTTTTTCCCAGCTGATTACTTGAAGGATTTAGATTCATCGGAGTACGAGGAAGTTGAAGGCCATTCATTTAACATGGGGAGCATGCATAGCAGG GATGGAGAATCGCCAAATCCCGAGGATGAGGATTACTCTTCTGCTGAGATGTTGGATGAGATGACCACTAACAGAGGTGAACTAAGGCATAGGTCTATGAGCGTCAGGCAGTATTAG